One Aegilops tauschii subsp. strangulata cultivar AL8/78 chromosome 7, Aet v6.0, whole genome shotgun sequence genomic window carries:
- the LOC109742279 gene encoding protein FAR1-RELATED SEQUENCE 5-like isoform X1, protein MAPVAIGTLSSSLFTATVLLTFLTSFAPASSFDGTTLGDESGKDFQALLCLKNHLSNNTEALASWNNTLQYCTWPGVTCGKKHASRITILDLESLSLNGQIPPCNGNLTFLARINLQDNLLNGGIPPEEMADDELTDMMYDMEFGELMKDWIEDWSDDENSDRGDRSENGNVLEDLNENNEHDDGEENNSEISNEDYISQLISECHNAYDYDGESDAETGLDVESLAASDSGESQSSVIMSEVTEVEGKKNVQDIASADDKRDMCMEIIQMTFTSHEAAYDFYNSYARDNGFSIRKNRVRYSKTESCHMRYRRFVCSRQGKRDNRLLTEEGHSRRLRPETRCHCEAHLTVKLDQKRGVWYVDSFEDKHSHILAGPDEVPFLWSHRKIKEYQRAEILSMGAAGIRIHDMMDTFISKHVWYGGVGFTRREIYNLCAREKRKLLSKGDAAIVIGIMVSRKQRDPSFFFEYKLDKEGHMHRMFWCDSQSRHDYEDFGDVLVFDSTYKMNRYGMPFIPFVGLNNHRKTTVFACAIVSDETEETYVWLLETFLRSMCQKMPMSVITDADAAMIKAIRQVLPDVWHRICTWHIEKNMKIHLSHKSLKEFRTLLYYSTSTTTFEERWHAFSKRWQSEKTVTWLRRMYKKRRLWAAAYLTEGFWLGMKSN, encoded by the exons ATGGCTCCTGTAGCTATAGGGACTCTCAGTTCATCACTCTTCACAGCCACCGTCCTCCTCACTTTCTTGACCTCTTTTGCCCCTGCTTCTTCATTTGATGGCACCACGCTGGGTGATGAATCTGGTAAGGACTTCCAAGCGCTCCTCTGTCTCAAGAACCATCTCTCTAACAACACCGAAGCCCTCGCCTCGTGGAACAATACCCTTCAGTATTGCACTTGGCCTGGTGTCACCTGTGGCAAGAAGCACGCATCTCGCATCACAATACTTGACCTTGAATCTCTTAGTTTGAACGGCCAAATACCACCCTGCAACGGTAATCTCACTTTCCTCGCGAGAATCAACCTCCAGGATAACCTGCTGAATGGTGGGATCCCGCCAGAG GAAATGGCGGACGATGAGTTAACTGATATGATGTATGACATGGAGTTTGGAGAACTGATGAAAGACTGGATAGAAGATTGGTCAGATGATGAAAATTCAGATCGTGGAGATAGGTCAGAGAATGGGAACGTATTGGAAGATCTTAAT GAAAACAATGAGCATGATGATGGTGAGGAAAACAACTCGGAGATCTCGAATGAAGATTACATTAGTCAG CTCATTTCCGAATGTCATAATGCGTACGACTATGACGGTGAATCCGACGCGGAGACAGGCCTTGATGTCGAATCATTAGCTGCATCTGATTCTGGGGAGTCGCAATCGTCGGTCATCATGAGTGAG GTGACAGAAGTTGAGGGGAAAAAGAATGTCCAAGATATTGCTAGTGCAGATGATAAGAGGGATATGTGCATGGAGATAATACAAATGACTTTTACGTCTCACGAGGCTGCGTATGATTTCTACAACAGCTATGCTAGAGATAATGGTTTCAGCATTAGAAAGAATAGGGTCAGGTATAGCAAAACCGAGTCATGTCATATGCGTTATAGGCGGTTTGTTTGTTCCAGACAAGGAAAACGTGACAACAGGTTGCTAACCGAGGAAGGACACAGCCGTAGGCTCAGACCCGAGACACGCTGCCACTGCGAAGCGCACCTGACCGTGAAGCTTGACCAAAAGCGTGGGGTTTGGTATGTTGATAGTTTTGAGGACAAGCATAGCCATATCTTGGCAGGACCGGACGAGGTACCTTTTCTTTGGTCCCACAGAAAAATCAAAGAGTACCAGAGAGCTGAGATACTGTCCATGGGAGCTGCAGGGATTAGAATTCACGACATGATGGATACCTTCATCAGCAAACATGTATGGTATGGTGGTGTTGGTTTTACCAGGCGTGAAATATACAACCTTTGCGCCAGGGAGAAGAGGAAGCTGCTTTCAAAAGGTGATGCTGCCATAGTCATAGGCATCATGGTCAGTAGGAAACAGAGGGATCCTAGCTTCTTTTTCGAGTACAAGCTAGACAAGGAAGGACATATGCATAGGATGTTCTGGTGTGACTCCCAGTCTCGTCATGACTATGAGGACTTCGGCGACGTGCTTGTATTTGACAGCACGTACAAGATGAACCGGTATGGTATGCCATTCATACCCTTTGTTGGTCTTAACAATCACCGGAAGACCACTGTTTTTGCTTGTGCCATAGTTTCGGACGAGACCGAAGAGACATATGTGTGGCTGCTGGAGACTTTTTTGAGGTCCATGTGTCAAAAGATGCCTATGAGTGTTATCACGGATGCCGACGCTGCGATGATCAAGGCAATTCGCCAAGTCTTGCCAGACGTGTGGCACCGTATATGTACGTGGCATATAGAaaaaaatatgaagattcaccTCAGTCACAAGTCCTTGAAGGAGTTCCGAACTCTTCTGTACTACAGCACGTCCACGACCACGTTTGAGGAGAGATGGCACGCGTTTTCCAAAAGATGGCAGTCGGAAAAAACAGTAACATGGTTGAGACGGATGTATAAGAAGAGGAGACTGTGGGCCGCGGCTTATCTGACAGAGGGTTTTTGGCTTGGCATGAAAAGCAACTAG
- the LOC109742279 gene encoding protein FAR1-RELATED SEQUENCE 5-like isoform X6, whose protein sequence is MAPVAIGTLSSSLFTATVLLTFLTSFAPASSFDGTTLGDESGKDFQALLCLKNHLSNNTEALASWNNTLQYCTWPGVTCGKKHASRITILDLESLSLNGQIPPCNGNLTFLARINLQDNLLNGGIPPEEMADDELTDMMYDMEFGELMKDWIEDWSDDENSDRGDRSENGNVLEDLNMDEHDNGQENNEHDDGEENNSEISNEDYISQLISECHNAYDYDGESDAETGLDVESLAASDSGESQSSVIMSEVTEVEGKKNVQDIASADDKRDMCMEIIQMTFTSHEAAYDFYNSYARDNGFSIRKNRVRYSKTESCHMRYRRFVCSRQGKRDNRLLTEEGHSRRLRPETRCHCEAHLTVKLDQKRGVWYVDSFEDKHSHILAGPDEVPFLWSHRKIKEYQRAEILSMGAAGIRIHDMMDTFISKHVWYGGVGFTRREIYNLCAREKRKLLSKGDAAIVIGIMVSRKQRDPSFFFEYKLDKEGHMHRMFWCDSQSRHDYEDFGDVLVFDSTYKMNRYGMPFIPFVGLNNHRKTTVFACAIVSDETEETYVWLLETFLRSMCQKMPMSVITDADAAMIKAIRQVLPDVWHRICTWHIEKNMKIHLSHKSLKEFRTLLYYSTSTTTFEERWHAFSKRWQSEKTVTWLRRMYKKRRLWAAAYLTEGFWLGMKSN, encoded by the exons ATGGCTCCTGTAGCTATAGGGACTCTCAGTTCATCACTCTTCACAGCCACCGTCCTCCTCACTTTCTTGACCTCTTTTGCCCCTGCTTCTTCATTTGATGGCACCACGCTGGGTGATGAATCTGGTAAGGACTTCCAAGCGCTCCTCTGTCTCAAGAACCATCTCTCTAACAACACCGAAGCCCTCGCCTCGTGGAACAATACCCTTCAGTATTGCACTTGGCCTGGTGTCACCTGTGGCAAGAAGCACGCATCTCGCATCACAATACTTGACCTTGAATCTCTTAGTTTGAACGGCCAAATACCACCCTGCAACGGTAATCTCACTTTCCTCGCGAGAATCAACCTCCAGGATAACCTGCTGAATGGTGGGATCCCGCCAGAG GAAATGGCGGACGATGAGTTAACTGATATGATGTATGACATGGAGTTTGGAGAACTGATGAAAGACTGGATAGAAGATTGGTCAGATGATGAAAATTCAGATCGTGGAGATAGGTCAGAGAATGGGAACGTATTGGAAGATCTTAAT ATGGATGAACATGATAATGGTCAGGAAAACAATGAGCATGATGATGGTGAGGAAAACAACTCGGAGATCTCGAATGAAGATTACATTAGTCAG CTCATTTCCGAATGTCATAATGCGTACGACTATGACGGTGAATCCGACGCGGAGACAGGCCTTGATGTCGAATCATTAGCTGCATCTGATTCTGGGGAGTCGCAATCGTCGGTCATCATGAGTGAG GTGACAGAAGTTGAGGGGAAAAAGAATGTCCAAGATATTGCTAGTGCAGATGATAAGAGGGATATGTGCATGGAGATAATACAAATGACTTTTACGTCTCACGAGGCTGCGTATGATTTCTACAACAGCTATGCTAGAGATAATGGTTTCAGCATTAGAAAGAATAGGGTCAGGTATAGCAAAACCGAGTCATGTCATATGCGTTATAGGCGGTTTGTTTGTTCCAGACAAGGAAAACGTGACAACAGGTTGCTAACCGAGGAAGGACACAGCCGTAGGCTCAGACCCGAGACACGCTGCCACTGCGAAGCGCACCTGACCGTGAAGCTTGACCAAAAGCGTGGGGTTTGGTATGTTGATAGTTTTGAGGACAAGCATAGCCATATCTTGGCAGGACCGGACGAGGTACCTTTTCTTTGGTCCCACAGAAAAATCAAAGAGTACCAGAGAGCTGAGATACTGTCCATGGGAGCTGCAGGGATTAGAATTCACGACATGATGGATACCTTCATCAGCAAACATGTATGGTATGGTGGTGTTGGTTTTACCAGGCGTGAAATATACAACCTTTGCGCCAGGGAGAAGAGGAAGCTGCTTTCAAAAGGTGATGCTGCCATAGTCATAGGCATCATGGTCAGTAGGAAACAGAGGGATCCTAGCTTCTTTTTCGAGTACAAGCTAGACAAGGAAGGACATATGCATAGGATGTTCTGGTGTGACTCCCAGTCTCGTCATGACTATGAGGACTTCGGCGACGTGCTTGTATTTGACAGCACGTACAAGATGAACCGGTATGGTATGCCATTCATACCCTTTGTTGGTCTTAACAATCACCGGAAGACCACTGTTTTTGCTTGTGCCATAGTTTCGGACGAGACCGAAGAGACATATGTGTGGCTGCTGGAGACTTTTTTGAGGTCCATGTGTCAAAAGATGCCTATGAGTGTTATCACGGATGCCGACGCTGCGATGATCAAGGCAATTCGCCAAGTCTTGCCAGACGTGTGGCACCGTATATGTACGTGGCATATAGAaaaaaatatgaagattcaccTCAGTCACAAGTCCTTGAAGGAGTTCCGAACTCTTCTGTACTACAGCACGTCCACGACCACGTTTGAGGAGAGATGGCACGCGTTTTCCAAAAGATGGCAGTCGGAAAAAACAGTAACATGGTTGAGACGGATGTATAAGAAGAGGAGACTGTGGGCCGCGGCTTATCTGACAGAGGGTTTTTGGCTTGGCATGAAAAGCAACTAG
- the LOC109742279 gene encoding protein FAR1-RELATED SEQUENCE 5-like isoform X4 gives MAPRWVMNLEMADDELTDMMYDMEFGELMKDWIEDWSDDENSDRGDRSENGNVLEDLNENNEHDDGEENNSEISNEDYISQLISECHNAYDYDGESDAETGLDVESLAASDSGESQSSVIMSEVTEVEGKKNVQDIASADDKRDMCMEIIQMTFTSHEAAYDFYNSYARDNGFSIRKNRVRYSKTESCHMRYRRFVCSRQGKRDNRLLTEEGHSRRLRPETRCHCEAHLTVKLDQKRGVWYVDSFEDKHSHILAGPDEVPFLWSHRKIKEYQRAEILSMGAAGIRIHDMMDTFISKHVWYGGVGFTRREIYNLCAREKRKLLSKGDAAIVIGIMVSRKQRDPSFFFEYKLDKEGHMHRMFWCDSQSRHDYEDFGDVLVFDSTYKMNRYGMPFIPFVGLNNHRKTTVFACAIVSDETEETYVWLLETFLRSMCQKMPMSVITDADAAMIKAIRQVLPDVWHRICTWHIEKNMKIHLSHKSLKEFRTLLYYSTSTTTFEERWHAFSKRWQSEKTVTWLRRMYKKRRLWAAAYLTEGFWLGMKSN, from the exons ATGGCACCACGCTGGGTGATGAATCTG GAAATGGCGGACGATGAGTTAACTGATATGATGTATGACATGGAGTTTGGAGAACTGATGAAAGACTGGATAGAAGATTGGTCAGATGATGAAAATTCAGATCGTGGAGATAGGTCAGAGAATGGGAACGTATTGGAAGATCTTAAT GAAAACAATGAGCATGATGATGGTGAGGAAAACAACTCGGAGATCTCGAATGAAGATTACATTAGTCAG CTCATTTCCGAATGTCATAATGCGTACGACTATGACGGTGAATCCGACGCGGAGACAGGCCTTGATGTCGAATCATTAGCTGCATCTGATTCTGGGGAGTCGCAATCGTCGGTCATCATGAGTGAG GTGACAGAAGTTGAGGGGAAAAAGAATGTCCAAGATATTGCTAGTGCAGATGATAAGAGGGATATGTGCATGGAGATAATACAAATGACTTTTACGTCTCACGAGGCTGCGTATGATTTCTACAACAGCTATGCTAGAGATAATGGTTTCAGCATTAGAAAGAATAGGGTCAGGTATAGCAAAACCGAGTCATGTCATATGCGTTATAGGCGGTTTGTTTGTTCCAGACAAGGAAAACGTGACAACAGGTTGCTAACCGAGGAAGGACACAGCCGTAGGCTCAGACCCGAGACACGCTGCCACTGCGAAGCGCACCTGACCGTGAAGCTTGACCAAAAGCGTGGGGTTTGGTATGTTGATAGTTTTGAGGACAAGCATAGCCATATCTTGGCAGGACCGGACGAGGTACCTTTTCTTTGGTCCCACAGAAAAATCAAAGAGTACCAGAGAGCTGAGATACTGTCCATGGGAGCTGCAGGGATTAGAATTCACGACATGATGGATACCTTCATCAGCAAACATGTATGGTATGGTGGTGTTGGTTTTACCAGGCGTGAAATATACAACCTTTGCGCCAGGGAGAAGAGGAAGCTGCTTTCAAAAGGTGATGCTGCCATAGTCATAGGCATCATGGTCAGTAGGAAACAGAGGGATCCTAGCTTCTTTTTCGAGTACAAGCTAGACAAGGAAGGACATATGCATAGGATGTTCTGGTGTGACTCCCAGTCTCGTCATGACTATGAGGACTTCGGCGACGTGCTTGTATTTGACAGCACGTACAAGATGAACCGGTATGGTATGCCATTCATACCCTTTGTTGGTCTTAACAATCACCGGAAGACCACTGTTTTTGCTTGTGCCATAGTTTCGGACGAGACCGAAGAGACATATGTGTGGCTGCTGGAGACTTTTTTGAGGTCCATGTGTCAAAAGATGCCTATGAGTGTTATCACGGATGCCGACGCTGCGATGATCAAGGCAATTCGCCAAGTCTTGCCAGACGTGTGGCACCGTATATGTACGTGGCATATAGAaaaaaatatgaagattcaccTCAGTCACAAGTCCTTGAAGGAGTTCCGAACTCTTCTGTACTACAGCACGTCCACGACCACGTTTGAGGAGAGATGGCACGCGTTTTCCAAAAGATGGCAGTCGGAAAAAACAGTAACATGGTTGAGACGGATGTATAAGAAGAGGAGACTGTGGGCCGCGGCTTATCTGACAGAGGGTTTTTGGCTTGGCATGAAAAGCAACTAG
- the LOC109742279 gene encoding protein FAR1-RELATED SEQUENCE 5-like isoform X3 has product MAPRWVMNLEMADDELTDMMYDMEFGELMKDWIEDWSDDENSDRGDRSENGNVLEDLNMDEHDNGQENNEHDDGEENNSEISNEDYISQLISECHNAYDYDGESDAETGLDVESLAASDSGESQSSVIMSEVTEVEGKKNVQDIASADDKRDMCMEIIQMTFTSHEAAYDFYNSYARDNGFSIRKNRVRYSKTESCHMRYRRFVCSRQGKRDNRLLTEEGHSRRLRPETRCHCEAHLTVKLDQKRGVWYVDSFEDKHSHILAGPDEVPFLWSHRKIKEYQRAEILSMGAAGIRIHDMMDTFISKHVWYGGVGFTRREIYNLCAREKRKLLSKGDAAIVIGIMVSRKQRDPSFFFEYKLDKEGHMHRMFWCDSQSRHDYEDFGDVLVFDSTYKMNRYGMPFIPFVGLNNHRKTTVFACAIVSDETEETYVWLLETFLRSMCQKMPMSVITDADAAMIKAIRQVLPDVWHRICTWHIEKNMKIHLSHKSLKEFRTLLYYSTSTTTFEERWHAFSKRWQSEKTVTWLRRMYKKRRLWAAAYLTEGFWLGMKSN; this is encoded by the exons ATGGCACCACGCTGGGTGATGAATCTG GAAATGGCGGACGATGAGTTAACTGATATGATGTATGACATGGAGTTTGGAGAACTGATGAAAGACTGGATAGAAGATTGGTCAGATGATGAAAATTCAGATCGTGGAGATAGGTCAGAGAATGGGAACGTATTGGAAGATCTTAAT ATGGATGAACATGATAATGGTCAGGAAAACAATGAGCATGATGATGGTGAGGAAAACAACTCGGAGATCTCGAATGAAGATTACATTAGTCAG CTCATTTCCGAATGTCATAATGCGTACGACTATGACGGTGAATCCGACGCGGAGACAGGCCTTGATGTCGAATCATTAGCTGCATCTGATTCTGGGGAGTCGCAATCGTCGGTCATCATGAGTGAG GTGACAGAAGTTGAGGGGAAAAAGAATGTCCAAGATATTGCTAGTGCAGATGATAAGAGGGATATGTGCATGGAGATAATACAAATGACTTTTACGTCTCACGAGGCTGCGTATGATTTCTACAACAGCTATGCTAGAGATAATGGTTTCAGCATTAGAAAGAATAGGGTCAGGTATAGCAAAACCGAGTCATGTCATATGCGTTATAGGCGGTTTGTTTGTTCCAGACAAGGAAAACGTGACAACAGGTTGCTAACCGAGGAAGGACACAGCCGTAGGCTCAGACCCGAGACACGCTGCCACTGCGAAGCGCACCTGACCGTGAAGCTTGACCAAAAGCGTGGGGTTTGGTATGTTGATAGTTTTGAGGACAAGCATAGCCATATCTTGGCAGGACCGGACGAGGTACCTTTTCTTTGGTCCCACAGAAAAATCAAAGAGTACCAGAGAGCTGAGATACTGTCCATGGGAGCTGCAGGGATTAGAATTCACGACATGATGGATACCTTCATCAGCAAACATGTATGGTATGGTGGTGTTGGTTTTACCAGGCGTGAAATATACAACCTTTGCGCCAGGGAGAAGAGGAAGCTGCTTTCAAAAGGTGATGCTGCCATAGTCATAGGCATCATGGTCAGTAGGAAACAGAGGGATCCTAGCTTCTTTTTCGAGTACAAGCTAGACAAGGAAGGACATATGCATAGGATGTTCTGGTGTGACTCCCAGTCTCGTCATGACTATGAGGACTTCGGCGACGTGCTTGTATTTGACAGCACGTACAAGATGAACCGGTATGGTATGCCATTCATACCCTTTGTTGGTCTTAACAATCACCGGAAGACCACTGTTTTTGCTTGTGCCATAGTTTCGGACGAGACCGAAGAGACATATGTGTGGCTGCTGGAGACTTTTTTGAGGTCCATGTGTCAAAAGATGCCTATGAGTGTTATCACGGATGCCGACGCTGCGATGATCAAGGCAATTCGCCAAGTCTTGCCAGACGTGTGGCACCGTATATGTACGTGGCATATAGAaaaaaatatgaagattcaccTCAGTCACAAGTCCTTGAAGGAGTTCCGAACTCTTCTGTACTACAGCACGTCCACGACCACGTTTGAGGAGAGATGGCACGCGTTTTCCAAAAGATGGCAGTCGGAAAAAACAGTAACATGGTTGAGACGGATGTATAAGAAGAGGAGACTGTGGGCCGCGGCTTATCTGACAGAGGGTTTTTGGCTTGGCATGAAAAGCAACTAG
- the LOC109742279 gene encoding protein FAR1-RELATED SEQUENCE 5-like isoform X2, with protein MVGSRQSLQIIDLGNNYLEGEIPAGLANCLNLTEIYLDSNVLHGSIPDGFGMLPKLSVMYVPSNKLTDKIPYSLGSSSSLYYVVLANNSLTGGIPPLLANSSSLEWLDLGSNDLDGEEMADDELTDMMYDMEFGELMKDWIEDWSDDENSDRGDRSENGNVLEDLNENNEHDDGEENNSEISNEDYISQLISECHNAYDYDGESDAETGLDVESLAASDSGESQSSVIMSEVTEVEGKKNVQDIASADDKRDMCMEIIQMTFTSHEAAYDFYNSYARDNGFSIRKNRVRYSKTESCHMRYRRFVCSRQGKRDNRLLTEEGHSRRLRPETRCHCEAHLTVKLDQKRGVWYVDSFEDKHSHILAGPDEVPFLWSHRKIKEYQRAEILSMGAAGIRIHDMMDTFISKHVWYGGVGFTRREIYNLCAREKRKLLSKGDAAIVIGIMVSRKQRDPSFFFEYKLDKEGHMHRMFWCDSQSRHDYEDFGDVLVFDSTYKMNRYGMPFIPFVGLNNHRKTTVFACAIVSDETEETYVWLLETFLRSMCQKMPMSVITDADAAMIKAIRQVLPDVWHRICTWHIEKNMKIHLSHKSLKEFRTLLYYSTSTTTFEERWHAFSKRWQSEKTVTWLRRMYKKRRLWAAAYLTEGFWLGMKSN; from the exons ATGGTGGGATCCCGCCAGAG CCTTCAGATCATCGATCTTGGGAACAACTACCTCGAGGGGGAGATCCCCGCAGGTTTGGCCAACTGTCTAAATCTCACAGAGATTTATCTTGATAGCAACGTGCTCCACGGAAGCATTCCGGATGGGTTCGGCATGCTTCCTAAGCTTTCAGTTATGTATGTTCCAAGCAACAAGTTAACGGACAAGATTCCTTACTCACTTGGAAGCAGCTCATCACTCTACTATGTCGTCCTGGCAAACAACAGCCTAACTGGAGGCATCCCACCTCTCTTAGCAAATAGTTCATCACTTGAATGGCTGGACTTGGGAAGCAATGACCTCGACGGAGAG GAAATGGCGGACGATGAGTTAACTGATATGATGTATGACATGGAGTTTGGAGAACTGATGAAAGACTGGATAGAAGATTGGTCAGATGATGAAAATTCAGATCGTGGAGATAGGTCAGAGAATGGGAACGTATTGGAAGATCTTAAT GAAAACAATGAGCATGATGATGGTGAGGAAAACAACTCGGAGATCTCGAATGAAGATTACATTAGTCAG CTCATTTCCGAATGTCATAATGCGTACGACTATGACGGTGAATCCGACGCGGAGACAGGCCTTGATGTCGAATCATTAGCTGCATCTGATTCTGGGGAGTCGCAATCGTCGGTCATCATGAGTGAG GTGACAGAAGTTGAGGGGAAAAAGAATGTCCAAGATATTGCTAGTGCAGATGATAAGAGGGATATGTGCATGGAGATAATACAAATGACTTTTACGTCTCACGAGGCTGCGTATGATTTCTACAACAGCTATGCTAGAGATAATGGTTTCAGCATTAGAAAGAATAGGGTCAGGTATAGCAAAACCGAGTCATGTCATATGCGTTATAGGCGGTTTGTTTGTTCCAGACAAGGAAAACGTGACAACAGGTTGCTAACCGAGGAAGGACACAGCCGTAGGCTCAGACCCGAGACACGCTGCCACTGCGAAGCGCACCTGACCGTGAAGCTTGACCAAAAGCGTGGGGTTTGGTATGTTGATAGTTTTGAGGACAAGCATAGCCATATCTTGGCAGGACCGGACGAGGTACCTTTTCTTTGGTCCCACAGAAAAATCAAAGAGTACCAGAGAGCTGAGATACTGTCCATGGGAGCTGCAGGGATTAGAATTCACGACATGATGGATACCTTCATCAGCAAACATGTATGGTATGGTGGTGTTGGTTTTACCAGGCGTGAAATATACAACCTTTGCGCCAGGGAGAAGAGGAAGCTGCTTTCAAAAGGTGATGCTGCCATAGTCATAGGCATCATGGTCAGTAGGAAACAGAGGGATCCTAGCTTCTTTTTCGAGTACAAGCTAGACAAGGAAGGACATATGCATAGGATGTTCTGGTGTGACTCCCAGTCTCGTCATGACTATGAGGACTTCGGCGACGTGCTTGTATTTGACAGCACGTACAAGATGAACCGGTATGGTATGCCATTCATACCCTTTGTTGGTCTTAACAATCACCGGAAGACCACTGTTTTTGCTTGTGCCATAGTTTCGGACGAGACCGAAGAGACATATGTGTGGCTGCTGGAGACTTTTTTGAGGTCCATGTGTCAAAAGATGCCTATGAGTGTTATCACGGATGCCGACGCTGCGATGATCAAGGCAATTCGCCAAGTCTTGCCAGACGTGTGGCACCGTATATGTACGTGGCATATAGAaaaaaatatgaagattcaccTCAGTCACAAGTCCTTGAAGGAGTTCCGAACTCTTCTGTACTACAGCACGTCCACGACCACGTTTGAGGAGAGATGGCACGCGTTTTCCAAAAGATGGCAGTCGGAAAAAACAGTAACATGGTTGAGACGGATGTATAAGAAGAGGAGACTGTGGGCCGCGGCTTATCTGACAGAGGGTTTTTGGCTTGGCATGAAAAGCAACTAG
- the LOC109742279 gene encoding protein FAR1-RELATED SEQUENCE 5-like isoform X5, which produces MADDELTDMMYDMEFGELMKDWIEDWSDDENSDRGDRSENGNVLEDLNENNEHDDGEENNSEISNEDYISQLISECHNAYDYDGESDAETGLDVESLAASDSGESQSSVIMSEVTEVEGKKNVQDIASADDKRDMCMEIIQMTFTSHEAAYDFYNSYARDNGFSIRKNRVRYSKTESCHMRYRRFVCSRQGKRDNRLLTEEGHSRRLRPETRCHCEAHLTVKLDQKRGVWYVDSFEDKHSHILAGPDEVPFLWSHRKIKEYQRAEILSMGAAGIRIHDMMDTFISKHVWYGGVGFTRREIYNLCAREKRKLLSKGDAAIVIGIMVSRKQRDPSFFFEYKLDKEGHMHRMFWCDSQSRHDYEDFGDVLVFDSTYKMNRYGMPFIPFVGLNNHRKTTVFACAIVSDETEETYVWLLETFLRSMCQKMPMSVITDADAAMIKAIRQVLPDVWHRICTWHIEKNMKIHLSHKSLKEFRTLLYYSTSTTTFEERWHAFSKRWQSEKTVTWLRRMYKKRRLWAAAYLTEGFWLGMKSN; this is translated from the exons ATGGCGGACGATGAGTTAACTGATATGATGTATGACATGGAGTTTGGAGAACTGATGAAAGACTGGATAGAAGATTGGTCAGATGATGAAAATTCAGATCGTGGAGATAGGTCAGAGAATGGGAACGTATTGGAAGATCTTAAT GAAAACAATGAGCATGATGATGGTGAGGAAAACAACTCGGAGATCTCGAATGAAGATTACATTAGTCAG CTCATTTCCGAATGTCATAATGCGTACGACTATGACGGTGAATCCGACGCGGAGACAGGCCTTGATGTCGAATCATTAGCTGCATCTGATTCTGGGGAGTCGCAATCGTCGGTCATCATGAGTGAG GTGACAGAAGTTGAGGGGAAAAAGAATGTCCAAGATATTGCTAGTGCAGATGATAAGAGGGATATGTGCATGGAGATAATACAAATGACTTTTACGTCTCACGAGGCTGCGTATGATTTCTACAACAGCTATGCTAGAGATAATGGTTTCAGCATTAGAAAGAATAGGGTCAGGTATAGCAAAACCGAGTCATGTCATATGCGTTATAGGCGGTTTGTTTGTTCCAGACAAGGAAAACGTGACAACAGGTTGCTAACCGAGGAAGGACACAGCCGTAGGCTCAGACCCGAGACACGCTGCCACTGCGAAGCGCACCTGACCGTGAAGCTTGACCAAAAGCGTGGGGTTTGGTATGTTGATAGTTTTGAGGACAAGCATAGCCATATCTTGGCAGGACCGGACGAGGTACCTTTTCTTTGGTCCCACAGAAAAATCAAAGAGTACCAGAGAGCTGAGATACTGTCCATGGGAGCTGCAGGGATTAGAATTCACGACATGATGGATACCTTCATCAGCAAACATGTATGGTATGGTGGTGTTGGTTTTACCAGGCGTGAAATATACAACCTTTGCGCCAGGGAGAAGAGGAAGCTGCTTTCAAAAGGTGATGCTGCCATAGTCATAGGCATCATGGTCAGTAGGAAACAGAGGGATCCTAGCTTCTTTTTCGAGTACAAGCTAGACAAGGAAGGACATATGCATAGGATGTTCTGGTGTGACTCCCAGTCTCGTCATGACTATGAGGACTTCGGCGACGTGCTTGTATTTGACAGCACGTACAAGATGAACCGGTATGGTATGCCATTCATACCCTTTGTTGGTCTTAACAATCACCGGAAGACCACTGTTTTTGCTTGTGCCATAGTTTCGGACGAGACCGAAGAGACATATGTGTGGCTGCTGGAGACTTTTTTGAGGTCCATGTGTCAAAAGATGCCTATGAGTGTTATCACGGATGCCGACGCTGCGATGATCAAGGCAATTCGCCAAGTCTTGCCAGACGTGTGGCACCGTATATGTACGTGGCATATAGAaaaaaatatgaagattcaccTCAGTCACAAGTCCTTGAAGGAGTTCCGAACTCTTCTGTACTACAGCACGTCCACGACCACGTTTGAGGAGAGATGGCACGCGTTTTCCAAAAGATGGCAGTCGGAAAAAACAGTAACATGGTTGAGACGGATGTATAAGAAGAGGAGACTGTGGGCCGCGGCTTATCTGACAGAGGGTTTTTGGCTTGGCATGAAAAGCAACTAG